Genomic DNA from Theobroma cacao cultivar B97-61/B2 chromosome 3, Criollo_cocoa_genome_V2, whole genome shotgun sequence:
ataattttaaaaatttaaataaaattttatttttttatcatattcaatcaaatctttatattttattttgaatcaaatgaGTTTTGATcactaataaaaatattatttattattttatactacGTGACGTAAACATGTCATAATGAATGTTGATGTAACATAATAATATAACTTAATAGCATTTTTTACCCTCAACATCAATATCATGTGCAtataaattgataaattacATCTGGACTAATGATAATAAGTCAACGGTTAgttataagaatttatttgatttaaaataaaaatatataatttaattaaataataaaaaataatttttttaaaaatttttttaaataattcagaaACTTTCtcgagtattatttttatgaagaaattttttaaatattacaacttttattatttatttttttacaaaaaaaataaaaatataaactaaaCAAAAGCTAAATATAATGATATTAATTCTCCATAATCCAGTTTTTTTTAGCTTCAAGGACTAGCTTATTTTCGCCATTGACAGGTTGGTTGGTGgttgttgagggctacaatCGAtcataccaaaaaaaaaaaattgttaaaaattttgaaaaattatttttctctctttacttttggggtttaaatcatttaacacaTACCTTCTTTTCAAAGTGTAGGGGCAGATATGCAGAAGCAAGACCAATCGTCCATTACTATCACATTAATTCAATGCACACCTAACACATCCATCTGCTTTGATTGAAATAAAAGAGATAAGATTTCTTCACTGTCGAAGTCTTTAATGGTTTTCTTTGTACTTTTCCAGCACCAATGGAAGTTACTGTAGGAGTTCCTCTGCCCATTCTTCTCCTAATCAGTCTCATTCCGGTAACCCATTCGAAATCCACCATTGAACCCTGCAACTCTTCTGATTCATGCGTCTCTCTTCTCTATTACATCCTACCTTACGACTCAAAGCTCTCCGAGATAGCCTACCGCTTTGGAGTGAACCCCTTTGATATCTTAGGTGCTAACTCCATTAGCCCCAAAACTCTAGGTGACGAAATTTTCAAGGCCGAATCCGTTGTCAAAGTCCCTATTCCATGCTCATGTGTGGATGGAATCCGAAGGTGCATGCCGCCAACTTACACTGTCCGCCCAGCTGACACAGCTGCTTCAATATCAGAAGGTTTTGGTGGGTTTGTTAGTGCAGAACAGATTAGGAGCAGGAATGGAATTAATGCCACGAATCCTTTAACAAGTGGGCAGAGCCTTGTGATTCCATTGCCATGCACATGTTTTGGCAATGTTAGCAATGGGATCCCTGCAGTCTACATGTCGTACGTGGTAAAAAGTGGAGAGAGTTTGTCTAGTATTGCATCAGAATTTGGCACCACTGCCATGGAGTTGGAGGCTGTCAATGGGCTTGGACAAGCAGTGGTTAATTCTGGAGATGTTCTCTTTATTCCAATTTCAGGTTTGTTGACTTATTTTCTAGACTACTTGAAGATTTTTTACAACTATTTAGTAGAAGGTGAATCTAGATGATCAGCTTGGAATTAAGTCGACATTCAAGGTAAACTCCAGGAAAGGAACAATGTTATACTCCTTTGTCTCATATATAGCATGTGAACGACCTTTATCTTGGCCCATCTGAGTAGTCTTGATGTGATTACTAAAGTATACATTAGTTTTATCCTTAGAGAATTTTGCTAGATCTATATTCattaggaaaaaaattaataagagaTAAACTCTTAGATTAATTGGTAAgagtatatattaaattttaagataAGTAAAACGATTCTTATTATAAGGTGACATGAACTTTACGTGTAAAAAGAAGATACAACTTACTTCAACACCCAATAAGTGAAATATTCTAATTgtatttatatacataaactactctcaatttaattaatgtaatatttatgttattttcGCTTTCATAAATTAGACTTAATTAGTTATTACATGATTTTCTTTAGTCTTTAGAGTTCTCCACTGGAAATTTTACAGTTGAGAACACTTTGATCTTTGGGTGAATCATGGCAGATAGTCAGATAGTGTTGTTCATAATGGTCCAAGGCTGGCTAACATAAGATTATGGGTTTGGGTTGTCATTATACTGATGAATGCCGAGAACTGCCCCCCCATACCTACTCCATGTCTTGGAAGCATTTAAATGCTTCCCTTTCATTGTCGCTTTGAAGGTATATAGCTATAGGTAAGTTCTCCATGCCCATGATGGCATTTTAATCAGTCCCTTTCATCCAAAAAAATATCCATAGTCCCCCCAACAGAAGCCGCCAAAGCAGTACAAGGTAACAATTGA
This window encodes:
- the LOC18604118 gene encoding lysM domain-containing GPI-anchored protein 1 isoform X1, whose product is MEVTVGVPLPILLLISLIPVTHSKSTIEPCNSSDSCVSLLYYILPYDSKLSEIAYRFGVNPFDILGANSISPKTLGDEIFKAESVVKVPIPCSCVDGIRRCMPPTYTVRPADTAASISEGFGGFVSAEQIRSRNGINATNPLTSGQSLVIPLPCTCFGNVSNGIPAVYMSYVVKSGESLSSIASEFGTTAMELEAVNGLGQAVVNSGDVLFIPISACSSANLKWYNESLIVAKGSFALTASNCIKCVCGTEDLNLRCWPSGIAPSCFQLQCKDSDLFIGDSVVNNTPFGCKVTTCIYRGHNGGKIYRSLAYSWQAPCPGNQCYNMASPSPAPSPFVLTISPSPSPSPPSNPTAGTIAPNSNTTIKQNFNLSSQGTLLLLTHGAFFYTLLPLGLGLELSFFL
- the LOC18604118 gene encoding lysM domain-containing GPI-anchored protein 1 isoform X2 encodes the protein MEVTVGVPLPILLLISLIPVTHSKSTIEPCNSSDSCVSLLYYILPYDSKLSEIAYRFGVNPFDILGANSISPKTLGDEIFKAESVVKVPIPCSCVDGIRRCMPPTYTVRPADTAASISEGFGGFVSAEQIRSRNGINATNPLTSGQSLVIPLPCTCFGNVSNGIPAVYMSYVVKSGESLSSIASEFGTTAMELEAVNGLGQAVVNSGDVLFIPISACSSANLKWYNESLIVAKGSFALTASNCIKCVCGTEDLNLRCWPSGIAPSCFQLQCKDSDLFIGDSVVNNTPFGCKVTTCIYRGHNGGKIYRR